A portion of the Algisphaera agarilytica genome contains these proteins:
- a CDS encoding DNA-methyltransferase, producing MPTKTRKSRPARTPATPPRNTIAQGDCIEQMKTWAQADPGSVDLIFADPPYNIGFEYDGHYVDQRPDDDYLQWTYDWIDAAADLLKPTGSFYILIGDEYAAETRVHLKKLQREGKLLFRNWIVWHYTFGQRCKIKFNRSHAHLFYCVGSAAVNKKTGKPKSNLTKNTPFTFHYDEVAVPSARMTTYNDTRQNPKGKLPDDTWVLKFPAMENWHVRPQDAAHEGAFDAGWDTWYQSRLAGTFKEREQWHPCQLPEALLERIIRCSSNDGDLVFDPFAGSGTTLAVANKLGRDWLGCELSPDYRKKALKRIKSATPKS from the coding sequence ATGCCCACCAAGACTCGGAAATCCAGGCCCGCGAGAACCCCCGCCACGCCGCCACGCAACACCATTGCCCAGGGCGACTGCATCGAGCAGATGAAGACGTGGGCCCAGGCGGACCCCGGGTCGGTGGACCTGATCTTCGCCGACCCGCCGTACAACATCGGGTTCGAGTACGACGGCCACTACGTCGACCAACGGCCGGACGACGATTACCTCCAGTGGACCTACGACTGGATCGATGCCGCCGCCGACCTACTCAAGCCCACGGGCAGCTTCTACATCCTCATCGGCGACGAGTACGCCGCCGAGACCCGCGTCCACCTCAAGAAGCTCCAGCGCGAGGGCAAGCTGCTCTTCCGCAACTGGATCGTCTGGCACTACACCTTCGGCCAGCGTTGCAAGATCAAGTTCAACCGCAGCCACGCCCACCTGTTCTACTGCGTCGGCAGCGCCGCGGTGAACAAGAAGACCGGCAAGCCCAAGAGCAACCTGACCAAGAACACCCCCTTCACGTTCCACTACGACGAGGTCGCCGTGCCCAGCGCCCGGATGACCACCTACAACGACACCCGCCAGAACCCCAAGGGCAAGCTGCCCGACGACACGTGGGTACTCAAGTTCCCCGCGATGGAGAACTGGCACGTCCGCCCGCAGGACGCCGCCCACGAAGGCGCGTTCGATGCGGGGTGGGACACGTGGTACCAGTCGCGACTGGCCGGCACGTTCAAGGAGCGCGAGCAGTGGCACCCTTGCCAGCTGCCCGAGGCGTTGCTGGAGCGGATCATCCGGTGCTCATCCAACGACGGCGACTTGGTTTTCGACCCGTTCGCGGGCAGCGGCACGACCCTGGCCGTCGCCAACAAGCTCGGCCGAGACTGGCTGGGCTGCGAGCTCTCGCCGGACTACCGCAAAAAAG
- a CDS encoding NAD(P)-dependent oxidoreductase: protein MKPKVLITERLDEECAAWLGERAEVVWVAHDDPAAMAEHLPGAQGMVVRTYTQVDAALLAQAPELKVIGRAGVGLDNFDLPACEAAGVRVVYTPDANTQAVVEYVTGLMIDHVRPKTPLPGGADDAVFHAMRKTEVGTQLDEMTLGILGFGRIGKRLGQVAHAIGMNLHVCDLLPEAEMRKAVDYPFTYCSHEELYAGSDVVSVHVDGRPENRQMMGASAFAAMREHVVFINAARGMLVDHDALAAWAEASPRASAFLDVHDPEPPSADSPLHGLGNVTLLPHLASRTGTALKNMSWVVRDVDAVLAGKEPSYPAF, encoded by the coding sequence ATGAAACCCAAAGTGCTGATTACCGAACGGCTGGATGAGGAATGCGCCGCCTGGCTCGGCGAGCGGGCCGAGGTGGTGTGGGTGGCGCACGACGATCCCGCGGCGATGGCGGAGCATCTCCCCGGGGCACAGGGCATGGTGGTGCGGACCTACACGCAGGTGGACGCGGCGCTGCTGGCCCAGGCCCCGGAGCTGAAGGTGATCGGCCGGGCGGGGGTAGGGCTGGACAACTTCGACCTGCCGGCGTGCGAGGCGGCGGGGGTTCGGGTCGTGTACACACCCGACGCGAACACCCAGGCGGTGGTCGAGTATGTCACCGGGCTGATGATCGACCACGTCCGGCCCAAGACGCCGTTGCCCGGCGGGGCGGACGACGCGGTGTTCCACGCGATGCGCAAAACCGAGGTCGGCACCCAACTCGACGAGATGACTCTGGGCATCCTCGGCTTCGGCCGAATCGGCAAGCGGTTGGGTCAGGTGGCACACGCGATCGGGATGAATCTGCACGTCTGCGACCTGCTTCCCGAGGCGGAGATGCGCAAGGCGGTGGACTACCCGTTTACCTACTGCAGCCACGAAGAGCTCTACGCCGGGTCGGATGTGGTGAGTGTGCACGTGGATGGTCGGCCGGAGAACCGGCAGATGATGGGCGCCTCGGCGTTCGCCGCGATGCGAGAACACGTGGTGTTCATCAACGCCGCGCGGGGGATGCTGGTGGACCACGACGCCCTGGCGGCATGGGCGGAGGCTTCCCCGAGGGCGTCGGCGTTCCTGGATGTCCACGACCCCGAGCCCCCGAGCGCCGATTCTCCTCTGCACGGGCTAGGGAACGTCACGCTCCTGCCCCACCTGGCCTCGCGGACGGGGACCGCTCTCAAGAACATGAGCTGGGTGGTCCGGGATGTTGATGCGGTTTTGGCGGGTAAGGAGCCGAGCTACCCCGCGTTTTGA
- a CDS encoding endonuclease/exonuclease/phosphatase family protein has protein sequence MRNPRKPLPAIFACSLSVLASSLCGVDLQAQTTQEHPAEVIRFATFNAALSGETAEELSQRLSTPDDEKLKKVAAIIQTVRPDVLLINEFDHDPTGQLAEQFQKNYLGVAQHGAEPITFAHAYSPEVNTGLPTGLDLNGDGTIGGAPDAHGWGEYPGQYGMLLLSQAQDEAKVVTDLQTRPWKRFPKNSFPDDYYPVEAQKTLRLSSKNHVLLQLTVKDTAFSVFISHPTPPVFDGPEDRNGKRNFDEISAIALVCNRSVDQFHRPIVVMGDLNADPNDGESIPGAIDQLLDNRRFTDPQPRSRGGVEKALADGGINAEHQTDPALDTADWGDQPPRGSGNLRVDYVLPTHDWTVVDAGVFWPAPDETGHGWIDASDHRLVWVDLKYEVQPGESAPK, from the coding sequence ATGAGAAACCCGCGTAAGCCGCTGCCCGCGATCTTCGCCTGCTCGCTTTCGGTTCTGGCCTCAAGCCTCTGCGGCGTAGACCTCCAGGCCCAAACCACCCAAGAACACCCCGCCGAGGTCATCCGCTTCGCCACGTTCAACGCGGCGCTCTCCGGCGAAACCGCGGAAGAGCTTTCCCAACGGCTGTCTACGCCGGATGACGAGAAGCTCAAGAAGGTCGCGGCGATCATCCAAACGGTCCGCCCGGATGTGCTTTTGATCAACGAGTTCGATCACGACCCCACCGGCCAACTCGCCGAGCAGTTCCAGAAGAACTACCTGGGCGTGGCCCAACACGGGGCCGAGCCGATCACGTTTGCCCACGCCTATTCCCCCGAGGTGAACACCGGCCTGCCCACCGGCCTCGACCTCAACGGCGACGGCACGATCGGCGGTGCGCCCGACGCCCACGGCTGGGGCGAGTACCCCGGGCAGTACGGCATGCTGCTGCTCTCCCAGGCCCAGGACGAAGCCAAAGTCGTCACCGACCTGCAGACCCGGCCGTGGAAGCGGTTCCCCAAGAATTCATTCCCCGACGACTACTACCCCGTCGAGGCGCAGAAGACGCTGCGGCTGTCTTCGAAGAACCACGTCCTGCTCCAGCTCACCGTCAAAGACACCGCGTTCTCCGTATTCATCAGCCACCCCACCCCGCCGGTGTTTGATGGCCCCGAAGACCGCAACGGCAAACGCAACTTCGATGAGATCAGCGCGATCGCCTTGGTCTGCAACCGCAGCGTCGATCAGTTCCACCGCCCCATCGTGGTCATGGGCGACCTCAACGCCGACCCGAACGATGGCGAATCGATCCCCGGGGCGATCGATCAGCTTTTGGACAACCGGCGGTTCACCGACCCACAGCCCCGCAGCCGTGGCGGCGTCGAAAAGGCGCTCGCCGACGGCGGGATCAACGCCGAGCACCAGACCGACCCCGCCCTCGACACCGCGGACTGGGGCGACCAGCCGCCGCGTGGCTCGGGCAACCTGCGGGTCGACTACGTCCTGCCGACCCACGACTGGACGGTGGTCGACGCCGGCGTCTTCTGGCCCGCCCCGGATGAGACCGGCCACGGATGGATCGATGCCTCGGACCACCGCTTGGTCTGGGTCGATCTGAAATACGAGGTCCAGCCGGGCGAATCTGCCCCGAAATGA